The proteins below come from a single Eubacterium limosum genomic window:
- a CDS encoding [Fe-Fe] hydrogenase large subunit C-terminal domain-containing protein, giving the protein MGVINFTKASCRNCYKCIRYCPVKAIKLMDNQAQIVEDLCIGCGNCFRICPQNAKYVASDVDSIRQWLEEGPVVLSLAPSFPAGFNAEDPLQVLSGLRALGFTVIEETAIGAEQVSKYYAKDYWGTKRHVITTSCPTVNMMIEKYYPDVVEYLSEVVSPMTAHGMMLKEKYPNAKVVFAGPCISKKMEAVDAARPIIDGVLTFDELDVWFKEEGINVSDMPTGGFDAAGCNVARFYPLAGGVEKTSIPGVQGVRRVIKIDGLKNCRDFLDDIGKLEGQYWIEMNACVEGCVNGPGNTHSPLVKYERIERVTDYINNNARKDPEAAEQAPDFSRGFAVEKKDPFAGVPEEAIEEILRQTGKFTPKDELNCGTCGYDSCREKAAAVYCGMAELDMCLPFMRNRNEAISNLIIASTPNAIAVLDKDFRIVDFNGAAEKLFKTAKTDVLHKNFVEVFDYNPFKKLDNVEGNYYSGRGLYTRGNIHFMEILTYIPGQKMYMGIFVDISREIKKERAYQKMQEETLDMAQKVIDKQMRVAHEIAELLGETTAETKVTLTRLQKVVGTREEEQ; this is encoded by the coding sequence ATGGGTGTCATTAATTTTACAAAGGCAAGCTGCCGGAATTGCTATAAATGTATCCGATACTGCCCGGTAAAGGCCATTAAGCTAATGGACAATCAGGCTCAGATCGTTGAGGACCTGTGTATTGGCTGCGGTAACTGTTTTCGGATTTGTCCGCAGAATGCCAAATATGTGGCCAGCGATGTGGACAGCATCAGGCAGTGGCTGGAGGAAGGGCCGGTGGTTCTGAGTTTGGCGCCGTCCTTTCCCGCCGGGTTTAATGCAGAAGACCCCCTGCAGGTGCTGAGCGGACTCCGGGCTTTGGGATTTACAGTGATTGAGGAGACCGCCATTGGGGCAGAGCAGGTCTCAAAATACTATGCCAAGGATTACTGGGGGACAAAACGCCATGTGATCACAACCTCCTGTCCGACAGTTAACATGATGATTGAAAAATACTATCCCGATGTGGTGGAATACCTGAGCGAGGTGGTATCTCCCATGACCGCTCACGGTATGATGCTGAAGGAAAAGTATCCCAACGCGAAAGTTGTGTTCGCAGGGCCCTGCATCTCAAAAAAGATGGAAGCCGTCGACGCTGCCAGGCCGATCATCGACGGAGTGCTGACCTTTGATGAGCTGGATGTGTGGTTTAAGGAAGAAGGCATTAATGTATCCGATATGCCTACAGGCGGCTTTGACGCGGCTGGCTGTAATGTGGCGCGGTTCTATCCGCTGGCCGGAGGTGTGGAAAAAACCAGTATACCAGGCGTGCAGGGCGTCCGGCGGGTCATAAAAATTGATGGCCTCAAAAACTGCCGTGACTTTCTGGATGATATCGGTAAGCTGGAGGGCCAGTACTGGATCGAAATGAACGCCTGCGTCGAGGGCTGTGTCAACGGCCCGGGCAATACCCACAGCCCTCTGGTCAAGTATGAGCGGATCGAGCGTGTGACAGATTACATTAATAATAATGCCCGCAAAGACCCGGAAGCAGCTGAGCAGGCGCCGGATTTCAGCCGTGGCTTCGCTGTTGAGAAGAAGGACCCCTTTGCGGGTGTGCCGGAGGAAGCCATTGAAGAAATTCTGCGGCAGACAGGAAAGTTCACCCCGAAGGATGAGCTGAACTGTGGTACCTGCGGTTATGACAGCTGCCGTGAAAAAGCCGCGGCAGTTTACTGCGGCATGGCGGAGTTAGACATGTGCCTGCCCTTTATGCGCAACCGCAACGAGGCCATCTCTAATCTGATTATCGCGTCGACACCAAACGCCATCGCGGTGCTGGACAAGGATTTCAGGATTGTTGATTTTAACGGGGCGGCCGAAAAGCTGTTCAAGACCGCCAAAACCGATGTGCTGCACAAAAATTTCGTTGAAGTCTTTGACTACAACCCGTTCAAAAAGCTGGACAATGTCGAGGGAAATTACTACAGCGGCCGGGGACTCTACACCCGCGGCAATATCCATTTTATGGAAATTCTGACCTATATCCCAGGACAGAAGATGTACATGGGAATATTTGTGGACATCTCCAGAGAGATCAAAAAGGAACGGGCATACCAGAAAATGCAGGAAGAAACCCTGGACATGGCCCAGAAGGTCATCGACAAGCAGATGCGTGTCGCCCATGAAATCGCAGAGCTGCTGGGTGAAACCACTGCCGAAACCAAAGTTACACTGACCCGGCTGCAAAAGGTTGTAGGAACAAGAGAGGAAGAACAATAA
- a CDS encoding PP2C family protein-serine/threonine phosphatase → MAFFVDIAHDSINKHHQELCGDNVEIRINDESVIVVLADGLGSGVKANILATMTSTIAATMLEDKMSLKDVVETLEATLPVCQVRKLAYSTFTIVQVYWKTRRLYIVEFDNPPIVYIRDGEILELERHPIEFQGKQIYETTMKIEENDVLGFFSDGVIHAGVGTLLNFGWQWEDAADYLLARTYDEKMVTSKDISMRMIETCNDLYGGEPGDDTTVVVMKAEEHQYVTLFSGPPLDRTKDQMIREILDEAKGTKVVCGGTASNIVSREYDEKIDIDLDTMSERVPPVGRMKSIDLVTEGVLTIQETVNIIEDYIHKRRGHEVFEGNNGASILADLLVNHCTHLDLILGNSINPAHQNPDFPDALSSKWKITQRLIDLLKELNKSINIVYVYTAGLRAGLFKLYLSGKI, encoded by the coding sequence ATGGCTTTTTTTGTCGATATTGCCCATGACAGCATCAATAAGCACCATCAGGAGCTGTGCGGTGATAATGTGGAAATCCGCATCAACGATGAGAGCGTGATCGTTGTTCTGGCCGACGGGCTTGGAAGCGGTGTGAAGGCCAATATCCTGGCGACCATGACCTCCACCATTGCGGCGACTATGCTGGAGGATAAAATGTCGCTCAAGGATGTGGTAGAGACGTTGGAGGCCACCCTCCCGGTCTGCCAGGTTCGGAAACTGGCTTACTCGACCTTTACCATCGTCCAGGTTTACTGGAAGACCCGGCGGCTTTATATTGTTGAGTTTGACAATCCGCCCATTGTCTACATCCGGGACGGGGAAATATTAGAGCTTGAGCGCCACCCCATCGAGTTCCAGGGCAAACAGATCTACGAAACCACCATGAAAATTGAGGAGAATGATGTTCTCGGCTTTTTCAGTGACGGCGTGATCCACGCCGGGGTGGGAACCCTGCTCAATTTCGGATGGCAGTGGGAGGACGCGGCCGACTATCTTCTGGCACGCACCTATGATGAGAAAATGGTCACCTCAAAGGATATCTCCATGCGGATGATAGAGACCTGCAACGACCTGTACGGCGGCGAGCCCGGTGACGACACAACGGTTGTGGTGATGAAGGCCGAGGAGCACCAGTATGTGACGTTGTTCTCAGGTCCTCCTCTGGACCGCACCAAAGACCAGATGATCAGGGAGATTTTGGACGAAGCCAAAGGCACAAAGGTAGTGTGCGGCGGCACCGCCAGCAACATTGTGTCGCGGGAGTACGACGAGAAGATCGATATTGATCTTGACACCATGTCGGAACGGGTACCGCCGGTTGGCCGTATGAAATCCATTGACCTTGTGACCGAAGGGGTGCTGACCATCCAGGAAACAGTCAATATCATTGAGGATTATATCCACAAGCGCCGGGGTCATGAAGTCTTTGAGGGAAATAACGGCGCGTCCATTCTGGCAGATCTGCTGGTAAACCACTGCACCCATCTCGATCTGATTCTGGGCAACTCCATCAACCCGGCCCACCAGAACCCGGATTTTCCCGATGCGCTCAGCTCAAAGTGGAAGATCACCCAGCGGCTCATCGATTTGCTTAAGGAGCTCAACAAATCTATCAATATTGTGTACGTGTACACAGCCGGCCTGCGGGCCGGCTTGTTTAAGTTGTACTTAAGCGGTAAAATATAA
- the rny gene encoding ribonuclease Y, producing the protein MNVIDILTICLIVGIVIAFGVGYFIRKNVAEGKINSAEETAKKIVNDAVKEGEAQKKEMLFNAKEESLALKEAIEKDNRERRAELQKTENRLIQKEENLDKKAANLERNEDKLERKNKELDKKQEKLDSLYEEQVKELERISGMTFEEAKQILLDDVAKETRAEAAVMIRQIEAESKATADKKAKELIAQSIQRCAADHVAENTITVVNLPNDEMKGRIIGREGRNIRTLETLTGIDLIIDDTPEAVILSGFDPIRREVARLSLEKLIIDGRIHPARIEEIVKKSQKEMDAQIKEVGEQACFDTGIHGLHPEVVKLLGRLKYRTSYGQNVLKHSIEVAHLAGLMAAELDANVKIAKRAGLLHDIGKAIDHEVEGNHVEIGVNLLKKYKENKNVIHAVEAHHGDVEATTIEAVLVQAADAISAARPGARRETLVSYVQRLEELEKIATSFDGVEKSFAIQAGREVRIMVKPDSVNDDDMMMLSRDIAKKIESEMEYPGNIKVNVIRETRAVEYAK; encoded by the coding sequence GTGAATGTTATAGACATATTAACTATATGCTTAATCGTTGGTATAGTCATTGCCTTTGGCGTTGGGTATTTTATCCGAAAAAACGTTGCTGAGGGCAAGATAAATAGTGCTGAAGAAACAGCCAAGAAAATCGTAAACGATGCAGTCAAAGAGGGCGAAGCCCAAAAGAAGGAAATGCTGTTTAACGCCAAGGAGGAATCCTTAGCTTTAAAGGAAGCCATTGAAAAAGATAACCGCGAGAGACGCGCCGAGCTCCAGAAAACGGAAAACCGTTTGATCCAGAAGGAAGAAAACCTGGATAAGAAAGCGGCGAATCTCGAGCGCAATGAGGACAAGCTCGAAAGAAAAAACAAAGAGCTTGATAAGAAACAGGAAAAACTGGACAGCCTCTATGAAGAACAGGTCAAGGAACTGGAACGTATTTCAGGCATGACCTTTGAGGAAGCAAAACAGATTTTACTGGATGATGTTGCCAAGGAAACCCGCGCCGAAGCGGCGGTAATGATCCGCCAGATCGAGGCAGAATCCAAAGCGACAGCAGACAAAAAGGCCAAAGAGCTGATCGCGCAGTCCATTCAACGCTGTGCGGCAGACCATGTGGCAGAAAATACCATTACCGTGGTCAACCTGCCAAATGATGAAATGAAAGGCCGTATTATTGGCCGTGAAGGCCGTAACATTCGTACACTGGAAACCTTGACGGGCATAGACCTGATCATTGATGATACGCCGGAAGCCGTTATTCTTTCCGGTTTTGATCCGATCCGGCGTGAAGTAGCCCGTTTGTCACTGGAAAAACTGATTATTGACGGACGAATCCATCCAGCAAGAATTGAAGAGATTGTAAAAAAATCTCAAAAAGAAATGGATGCTCAGATCAAGGAAGTTGGAGAACAAGCCTGTTTTGACACAGGTATCCACGGATTACATCCCGAAGTTGTCAAGCTGTTAGGACGTCTGAAATACCGTACCAGCTACGGCCAGAACGTGCTCAAGCATTCCATTGAGGTTGCCCACCTGGCAGGTCTGATGGCCGCTGAGCTGGACGCCAACGTTAAAATTGCAAAACGCGCAGGTTTGCTGCACGATATCGGTAAAGCCATCGACCATGAGGTTGAAGGAAACCATGTCGAAATCGGCGTAAACCTGTTAAAGAAATACAAGGAAAACAAAAATGTGATCCACGCGGTAGAGGCCCATCACGGCGATGTGGAAGCCACAACCATTGAGGCTGTGCTTGTACAGGCTGCTGACGCCATCTCGGCCGCAAGACCCGGCGCCAGGAGAGAAACACTTGTCTCCTACGTGCAGCGGCTGGAAGAGCTGGAAAAAATCGCCACCTCCTTTGATGGTGTCGAAAAATCTTTTGCAATCCAGGCTGGGCGTGAAGTGCGCATAATGGTCAAGCCAGATTCTGTCAACGACGATGATATGATGATGCTGTCTCGTGATATTGCCAAGAAGATTGAATCTGAAATGGAATATCCAGGGAATATCAAGGTCAACGTCATCCGAGAAACCAGAGCCGTAGAGTATGCTAAATGA
- a CDS encoding TIGR00282 family metallophosphoesterase — protein sequence MKILMIGDVVSRPGRTVLKEQLGGLIEEYQIDFTIVNGENASGGNGITEKNAKELFNLPIDVMTMGNHVWQQKEMVNYIEKFPRIIRPLNYPDPCPGKGYDFFEHNGKTICVMNLSGQIFMPELDSPFNLFSRVWPEIEGKFDLLIVDFHAEATSEKIAFGYYLDGKASIVVGTHTHVQTADERILPDGTAYITDLGMTGPLNGVIGVEKDIIIGNMVTKRPERFVIEKARPWQINGIVVEIDDKTNQPVKIERVYRIYEE from the coding sequence ATGAAAATATTAATGATTGGCGATGTGGTCAGCCGGCCGGGGAGAACGGTGCTCAAGGAACAGCTGGGCGGCCTGATCGAGGAATATCAGATTGATTTTACCATTGTCAACGGCGAGAACGCTTCCGGCGGAAACGGCATCACCGAAAAAAATGCCAAAGAGCTGTTTAATCTGCCTATTGATGTCATGACCATGGGCAATCATGTCTGGCAGCAAAAAGAAATGGTCAATTATATAGAGAAATTTCCAAGGATTATAAGACCGCTCAACTATCCGGACCCCTGCCCGGGCAAGGGCTATGATTTTTTTGAGCACAATGGCAAAACCATCTGTGTGATGAACCTGTCCGGACAGATCTTTATGCCGGAGCTGGATTCCCCCTTTAACCTGTTCAGCCGCGTATGGCCGGAAATCGAAGGCAAATTTGATCTTTTGATCGTGGATTTCCACGCCGAGGCCACCTCGGAAAAAATTGCCTTTGGGTATTATCTGGACGGAAAAGCCTCCATTGTGGTGGGAACCCATACCCATGTGCAGACTGCGGATGAGCGGATTTTGCCCGACGGAACCGCCTATATTACCGATTTGGGCATGACAGGCCCTTTAAATGGGGTCATTGGGGTGGAAAAAGACATTATTATAGGTAATATGGTGACCAAACGGCCAGAGCGTTTTGTCATCGAAAAAGCGCGCCCCTGGCAGATTAACGGGATCGTGGTTGAGATTGACGACAAGACAAACCAGCCGGTTAAAATCGAACGGGTATACCGGATTTATGAGGAGTAG
- a CDS encoding pyridoxal phosphate-dependent aminotransferase, with protein MRARVAEKVENCIDSLTLSLSEKAKAFREAGESVVSFGTGEPDFTTPEYICDGAKAAIDAGHTKYDAVTGVAALRSVIAKKLKEDNGLSYGMDEIIVNSGAKSSLSVALQTILNPGDEVIIPKPYWVSYTEMVKLAGGVPVVVDTDPENAFKMTAEQMKAAITDKTRAMMLNTPVNPTGVLYSREELQALADVAVEADILVIADEIYEEFVYDGHKTVSIASLGKAIKNNTILVNGFSKTYAMTGWRLGYAAAPADIIAGMKRIQGHTISHPSTITQYAGITALEEKGEVVDAIIRIFDERRKAMMARLDKIPQLSYIYPQSTFYIFVDIRRVIEDNRYGIASGYEFSQRLLNEQKVVTIPGEAFGVTEHIRLSFATSMEEIEEGFDRIEAFLASACPA; from the coding sequence ATGAGAGCAAGAGTAGCAGAAAAAGTAGAAAACTGTATTGATTCCCTGACATTGAGCCTGTCGGAAAAGGCAAAGGCTTTTCGTGAAGCAGGTGAATCGGTCGTGAGCTTTGGAACCGGCGAGCCCGATTTCACCACGCCGGAGTACATCTGTGACGGCGCTAAGGCCGCCATCGACGCCGGACACACCAAATATGACGCAGTGACTGGGGTAGCGGCGCTGCGCAGTGTTATTGCCAAAAAGCTGAAGGAAGATAACGGCCTGAGCTATGGCATGGATGAGATCATTGTCAACAGCGGCGCCAAGAGCAGCCTTTCTGTGGCTTTACAGACGATTTTGAACCCCGGGGATGAGGTTATTATTCCCAAACCCTACTGGGTCAGCTATACAGAAATGGTCAAGCTGGCAGGCGGCGTACCCGTAGTGGTGGATACAGACCCTGAAAATGCCTTTAAAATGACCGCAGAGCAGATGAAAGCAGCCATTACAGATAAAACCAGGGCTATGATGCTAAACACGCCTGTAAACCCCACAGGGGTATTATACAGCCGTGAGGAGCTCCAGGCTCTTGCGGATGTGGCAGTGGAAGCAGATATTCTGGTAATAGCCGATGAAATCTATGAGGAATTTGTCTATGACGGCCATAAAACCGTCAGCATTGCTTCTTTGGGAAAAGCGATCAAAAATAACACCATTCTGGTCAACGGCTTCTCAAAAACCTATGCCATGACTGGCTGGCGGCTGGGCTACGCCGCAGCGCCCGCGGACATTATCGCGGGCATGAAGCGGATTCAGGGGCATACAATTTCCCATCCCTCGACCATTACCCAGTACGCGGGGATCACTGCGCTTGAGGAAAAGGGCGAGGTAGTGGATGCGATCATCCGTATTTTTGACGAGCGCCGCAAAGCCATGATGGCCCGGCTGGACAAAATCCCACAGCTCAGCTATATCTATCCCCAGAGTACTTTTTATATTTTTGTGGACATCCGCCGGGTTATCGAGGATAATAGATACGGAATTGCGTCTGGATATGAATTTTCACAAAGGCTGCTGAACGAGCAGAAGGTGGTTACCATACCGGGTGAGGCCTTTGGTGTTACAGAGCATATCCGTTTATCCTTTGCCACTTCGATGGAAGAGATTGAAGAAGGATTTGACCGGATCGAAGCGTTTTTAGCATCGGCATGCCCTGCATGA